The following coding sequences are from one Pasteurellaceae bacterium RH1A window:
- a CDS encoding DNA gyrase inhibitor: MSETIVNCPTCEKEVVWSAQNPYRPFCSERCKLIDLGEWASENRVIAGQSQPFED, from the coding sequence ATGTCAGAAACCATCGTAAATTGCCCAACCTGTGAAAAAGAAGTGGTTTGGTCGGCCCAAAACCCCTATCGCCCTTTCTGTTCTGAACGCTGTAAGCTGATTGATTTGGGCGAATGGGCTTCGGAAAATCGGGTGATTGCAGGCCAATCACAGCCGTTTGAGGATTAG
- a CDS encoding dephospho-CoA kinase, with protein sequence MTYIVGLTGGIGSGKTTIANLFVEEGATIIDADLVARQVVEKGSPLLAKISQHFGPEILQADGELDRAALRKRVFNSPEEKNWLNQLLHPAIRAEMLQQLSACQAPYVLWVVPLLIENKLTEFCQRVLVVDVEPQVQLERALARDGSDRTTIENIIKAQVDRPTRLAHAHDVIENSLPLANNMAHLKAQVQALHQTYLKQGKLCQKPS encoded by the coding sequence ATGACTTACATCGTAGGCCTTACAGGCGGAATTGGTTCGGGCAAGACCACCATTGCCAACCTCTTTGTAGAGGAGGGAGCAACTATTATTGATGCGGATCTTGTAGCCCGCCAGGTGGTGGAAAAGGGTTCACCGCTCTTGGCCAAGATTAGCCAGCACTTTGGGCCGGAGATTTTACAGGCCGATGGGGAGCTGGACAGGGCGGCTTTACGTAAGCGGGTTTTTAATTCGCCTGAGGAGAAAAACTGGCTTAACCAGCTCCTTCATCCGGCCATTCGTGCAGAAATGTTGCAACAATTAAGCGCTTGTCAGGCGCCTTATGTGCTCTGGGTAGTGCCTTTACTCATCGAAAATAAGCTTACCGAATTTTGCCAGCGGGTCTTGGTCGTAGATGTTGAACCTCAAGTACAATTAGAACGGGCCTTGGCTCGGGATGGCTCAGACAGAACTACCATTGAAAATATCATCAAGGCCCAGGTCGATCGCCCAACCCGCCTGGCCCATGCCCATGATGTGATTGAAAACAGCCTGCCCTTGGCGAACAATATGGCCCATCTGAAAGCCCAGGTGCAGGCCCTCCATCAAACCTATTTAAAACAAGGAAAATTATGTCAGAAACCATCGTAA
- a CDS encoding transcriptional regulator, whose amino-acid sequence MEVIDKIRFMRELNQWSQEEMAEKMNMSVSGYAKIERGETNLSVHKLKQIAMIFDVDVFELVNNKEKGNIYINGENSEYKNFNNTNYCNDQELNSEIEKLNLIISHKNELLAQKEAELNQLKEIISLLKQQLQK is encoded by the coding sequence ATGGAAGTGATCGACAAGATCCGTTTTATGCGCGAATTAAACCAGTGGTCGCAGGAAGAAATGGCTGAAAAAATGAATATGTCAGTTAGTGGTTACGCTAAAATTGAGCGGGGGGAAACCAATTTAAGTGTGCATAAGTTAAAACAAATTGCCATGATTTTTGATGTGGATGTTTTTGAATTGGTAAATAATAAAGAAAAGGGGAATATTTATATAAATGGAGAAAATAGTGAATATAAAAACTTTAACAACACTAATTATTGCAATGATCAGGAGTTAAATAGTGAGATTGAAAAGTTAAATTTAATTATCTCCCATAAAAATGAATTACTTGCTCAAAAGGAAGCAGAGCTTAATCAATTAAAAGAAATTATTAGTCTGCTTAAACAACAACTTCAAAAATAA
- a CDS encoding fimbrial protein: MFKVYGFRWRAVNRFGQKQAGKLLAPQAQVAEQALLKKGYDQIRLSRNFVLPKQPKFEEVTQLLNQLALLLNATIPLKQALVMVLENCSQIRLYQWVSFILQQLEAGFTFSVILEKEGKYLKSQEIQLIKMAERSGNLPLILSNIAESRAKSEKLAKKVKKILFYPVIVLFISLSLSLMLLIFIVPQFAELYQSKDSQLPFITQILFSLSNFLKNNSGFLVFLLLQAAIVLKLLANKTNLIPRLKLAILSRMPVFKTIISHSRLIFFSQNLGLMLNAHLRLDTALASFLSDRPDDPVLNREILFMQSILKQGYRLADGLNINVFDNQAVQMLAVGERSGQLAKMLAYVADLYQQKLDYQIDMLSQLLEPLLMVVMGLIVGVIMVGLYLPIFDMGAMVG, from the coding sequence ATGTTTAAGGTCTATGGATTTCGCTGGCGGGCAGTTAATCGCTTCGGCCAAAAACAAGCGGGCAAGCTCCTGGCCCCTCAAGCCCAGGTGGCCGAGCAGGCCTTGCTTAAAAAGGGTTATGATCAGATAAGGTTGAGTCGCAATTTCGTCCTGCCTAAACAGCCCAAGTTTGAGGAAGTGACCCAGCTGCTTAACCAACTGGCCCTGCTGCTTAATGCTACCATTCCGCTCAAACAGGCCCTGGTGATGGTGCTGGAAAATTGCAGCCAAATTCGGCTCTATCAATGGGTCAGCTTTATCCTCCAGCAGTTGGAGGCTGGCTTTACCTTTTCTGTCATTTTAGAAAAGGAAGGAAAATACCTTAAATCCCAAGAAATTCAGCTGATTAAAATGGCCGAAAGAAGCGGCAATCTCCCGCTTATTCTCAGCAATATTGCCGAAAGCCGAGCCAAATCAGAAAAATTAGCCAAAAAGGTGAAAAAGATCTTATTTTATCCAGTGATTGTGCTTTTTATTTCTTTATCGCTTTCCCTAATGTTGCTGATTTTTATTGTGCCCCAATTTGCCGAGCTTTACCAAAGTAAGGATAGCCAACTGCCCTTTATTACCCAAATTTTATTTTCCCTATCCAATTTTTTAAAAAATAATAGTGGCTTTTTAGTTTTTCTTTTGCTGCAAGCGGCCATTGTTTTGAAATTACTTGCAAATAAAACCAATCTTATCCCCCGCTTGAAATTGGCTATCCTAAGCCGAATGCCAGTCTTTAAAACCATCATTAGCCATTCCCGCCTGATCTTCTTTAGTCAAAACCTAGGCCTTATGCTCAATGCCCATCTTCGGTTGGATACCGCCTTGGCCTCTTTTCTCTCAGACAGGCCCGATGATCCGGTTTTAAACCGAGAAATCCTCTTTATGCAGTCCATCCTCAAGCAGGGCTACCGCCTGGCGGATGGGCTCAATATCAATGTTTTCGATAATCAAGCTGTGCAGATGCTTGCGGTGGGGGAACGCAGCGGCCAGCTGGCCAAGATGCTGGCCTATGTGGCAGACCTTTACCAGCAAAAACTGGACTACCAGATTGATATGCTCTCCCAACTTTTAGAGCCGCTTCTTATGGTGGTTATGGGCCTGATTGTGGGGGTTATTATGGTAGGGCTTTATCTGCCCATTTTCGATATGGGAGCCATGGTGGGATGA
- a CDS encoding prepilin-type N-terminal cleavage/methylation domain-containing protein, producing the protein MYKAKLGSLKRAFTLIELMIVIAIIAILATIAIPSYNSYTQKAALSELLQASSSYKTEVEICFYNTGDLAACNAGSNGIQAAKTSTTTKYVNSIAVAAGKIDVEGKGALNGYGYSLTAAKNGNSISWSTSCKGADTSLFPAGFCGTTN; encoded by the coding sequence ATGTACAAAGCAAAACTTGGCTCACTCAAGAGAGCCTTTACCCTGATTGAGCTGATGATCGTGATTGCGATTATTGCCATCCTGGCCACCATCGCCATTCCGTCTTACAACAGCTACACCCAAAAGGCGGCCCTGTCGGAACTCTTGCAGGCCTCCTCCAGTTATAAAACAGAAGTCGAAATTTGTTTTTATAACACGGGTGATCTCGCGGCCTGTAACGCGGGATCAAACGGTATTCAAGCAGCCAAAACCAGTACCACGACCAAATATGTCAATTCCATTGCAGTTGCAGCTGGAAAAATTGATGTAGAGGGCAAGGGCGCCTTGAATGGCTATGGCTACTCCCTCACAGCAGCTAAAAATGGCAACAGCATTAGCTGGTCTACAAGCTGTAAGGGGGCGGATACTAGCCTCTTCCCAGCGGGATTTTGTGGAACGACTAATTAG
- a CDS encoding DNA repair protein RadA produces MAKAPKTAYVCSDCGAEYARWVGQCKACLAWNTVSEVRLISAKESKGDRFSGYAGETSGKVQTLSEISLQEVPRFSSGFYELDRVLGGGIVPGSAILIGGHPGAGKSTLLLQVMCGLAQNMKTLYVTGEESLQQVAMRANRLGLPTDNLKMLSETSVEHICNLADQEKPKIMVIDSIQVMHLADIQSSPGSVAQVRECASFLTRYAKTRQVAIIMVGHVTKDGTLAGPKVLEHAIDCSLLLEGEADSRFRTLRSHKNRFGAVNELGVFAMTEQGLREVKNPSAIFLSRSEELTSGSSVMVLWEGTRPLLVEIQALVDHSMLANPRRVAVGLEQNRLSLLLAVLHRHGGLQMSDQDVFVNVVGGVKVTETSADLALLLALVSSFRNRPLPHDLVVFGEVGLAGEIRPVPSGQERISEAAKHGFKRAIIPAGNAPKKAIKGMEVFVVRKLSDALNILGDIC; encoded by the coding sequence ATGGCAAAGGCACCGAAAACGGCTTATGTGTGTAGCGATTGTGGGGCGGAATATGCCCGCTGGGTGGGCCAGTGTAAGGCCTGTTTGGCCTGGAATACGGTCAGCGAGGTGCGGCTGATTTCGGCCAAGGAAAGTAAGGGCGACCGCTTTAGCGGCTATGCGGGCGAAACCTCGGGCAAGGTGCAGACCCTATCTGAAATCAGCCTGCAAGAAGTGCCCCGCTTTTCCAGTGGCTTCTATGAGCTGGACAGGGTGCTGGGTGGGGGGATTGTGCCGGGATCGGCCATTCTGATTGGTGGGCACCCAGGGGCGGGGAAAAGTACCTTGCTCTTACAGGTTATGTGCGGCCTGGCCCAAAACATGAAAACCCTCTATGTGACGGGGGAGGAGTCCCTGCAACAGGTGGCCATGCGGGCCAACCGTTTAGGTCTGCCGACCGATAACCTCAAAATGCTGTCTGAAACTTCGGTCGAGCATATTTGTAACCTGGCCGATCAGGAAAAGCCCAAGATTATGGTGATTGACTCCATTCAGGTTATGCACCTGGCCGATATTCAGTCCTCCCCGGGCAGTGTGGCCCAGGTGCGGGAATGTGCTTCATTCCTAACCCGCTATGCCAAAACCCGCCAAGTGGCCATTATTATGGTCGGCCATGTGACCAAGGACGGCACACTGGCAGGCCCTAAGGTCTTGGAACATGCTATCGACTGCTCACTTTTACTGGAAGGCGAGGCTGATTCCCGCTTCCGAACACTCCGAAGCCATAAGAACCGTTTTGGGGCCGTCAATGAACTGGGTGTTTTTGCTATGACCGAACAGGGCTTGCGGGAGGTCAAAAACCCCTCTGCTATTTTCCTTAGCCGCAGTGAGGAGCTGACCTCAGGCAGTTCAGTGATGGTGCTTTGGGAGGGAACTCGGCCGCTTTTGGTGGAAATTCAGGCTTTAGTTGATCACTCCATGCTGGCCAATCCCCGCCGAGTGGCTGTGGGCTTGGAACAGAACCGCCTGTCCCTGCTCTTGGCTGTTCTTCATCGTCACGGGGGCTTGCAGATGTCGGATCAGGATGTTTTTGTCAATGTAGTAGGTGGGGTAAAAGTGACTGAAACCAGTGCGGATTTGGCCCTGCTTCTGGCCCTGGTGTCTAGCTTCCGCAATCGGCCTTTGCCGCATGATCTAGTGGTCTTTGGCGAAGTGGGCCTGGCCGGGGAAATCCGCCCCGTACCTAGCGGCCAGGAGCGGATCAGTGAGGCCGCCAAACACGGCTTTAAGCGGGCCATTATTCCTGCTGGCAATGCCCCTAAAAAGGCCATTAAGGGCATGGAGGTTTTTGTAGTAAGGAAGCTCAGTGATGCTTTGAATATTTTAGGGGATATATGTTAG
- a CDS encoding Fe-S-binding ATPase has protein sequence MNQLTEAQALEIQGILQDFTHPTLQKDLITLKALKKAELGGSTLRLELVMPFAWNTGFESLKAATEAKLKEATGAETIKWVLTYQIATLKRANNHPAVNGVKNIIAVTSGKGGVGKSTTTVNLALALQAQGAKVGILDADIYGPSIPHMLGAAHQRPTSPDNKHISPVLAHGLQSNSIGYLMDADNATIWRGPMASSALSQLLNETWWNELDYLVIDMPPGTGDIQLTLSQQIPVTGALVVTTPQDIALLDAIKGISMFQKVSVPVLGIIENMSVHICQNCGHHEDIFGTGGAEKVAKKYNTQVLGQMPLHIRLRQDLDAGSPTVIADPAHEISQAYLALAEKVAAELYWQGSVIPSEIMIREVK, from the coding sequence ATGAACCAACTGACTGAAGCACAAGCCCTTGAAATCCAAGGCATTTTACAAGATTTCACCCACCCAACCCTGCAAAAGGATTTAATCACCCTCAAGGCCCTGAAAAAAGCAGAATTGGGCGGTAGCACCCTGCGTTTAGAATTGGTCATGCCCTTCGCCTGGAACACGGGCTTTGAAAGCCTTAAGGCTGCAACCGAAGCCAAGCTCAAAGAAGCAACTGGGGCTGAAACCATCAAATGGGTGCTAACCTACCAAATCGCCACCCTCAAGCGGGCTAACAACCACCCGGCCGTCAATGGGGTGAAAAACATCATTGCCGTAACCTCAGGCAAGGGCGGTGTGGGCAAGTCCACCACCACAGTAAACCTGGCCCTGGCCCTCCAAGCCCAAGGGGCCAAGGTGGGGATTTTGGATGCAGATATTTACGGCCCCTCTATTCCGCATATGTTAGGGGCTGCCCACCAACGGCCGACCTCGCCAGATAACAAGCATATCAGCCCAGTTTTGGCTCACGGCCTGCAATCCAACTCCATTGGTTATTTGATGGATGCCGACAACGCCACCATCTGGCGCGGCCCTATGGCCAGCAGTGCGCTCAGCCAGCTACTCAACGAAACCTGGTGGAATGAATTGGATTATTTGGTTATTGATATGCCGCCAGGCACGGGCGATATTCAGCTGACCCTTTCCCAGCAAATCCCTGTTACAGGGGCCTTGGTGGTGACCACCCCGCAAGACATCGCCCTTTTAGATGCCATTAAGGGCATTTCCATGTTCCAAAAGGTCTCGGTGCCGGTCTTGGGCATTATTGAGAATATGAGCGTCCACATCTGCCAAAACTGTGGCCATCACGAAGACATCTTCGGCACAGGTGGGGCAGAAAAAGTGGCCAAGAAGTACAATACCCAAGTGCTAGGCCAAATGCCACTGCACATCCGCCTCCGCCAAGACCTGGATGCCGGCAGCCCAACCGTGATTGCCGACCCAGCCCATGAAATCAGCCAAGCCTATCTGGCCTTAGCCGAAAAAGTGGCCGCCGAGCTTTACTGGCAGGGTTCGGTTATTCCTTCTGAGATTATGATTCGGGAAGTGAAGTAA
- a CDS encoding molecular chaperone HtpG, giving the protein MSNKETRGFQSEVKQLLQLMIHSLYSNKEIFLRELISNASDAADKLRFKALSEPGLYEGDGELRVRVSLDETLGTITISDNGIGMSREQVIDHLGTIAKSGTKEFLSALGTDQAKDSQLIGQFGVGFYSSFIVADKVTVKTRGAGLAASEGVIWESAGEGDYTIENVEKASRGTDVILHLREEEKEFLNEWRLREIISKYSDHIGLPVEILTKEYDDEGKETGTKWEKINKAQALWTRAKNEISDEEYQEFYKHISHDFAQPLTWAHNRVEGKQEYTSLLYVPSKAPWDLFNRDHKHGLKLYVQRVFIMDDAEVFMPNYLRFMRGLLDSNDLPLNVSREILQDNKTTAALRSALTKRTLQMLDKLAKDKPEDYATFWKEFGQVLKEGVAEDVANKAQIAGLLRFASTHTDSSEQVVSLSDYIARMQEGQKAIYFLTADSYQAAKNSPHLELFNKKGIEVLLLSDRIDEWLVSYLTDFEGKPLQSITKSDLDLGDLADKENEEEQKAQEAEFGSFLERTKNYLGDRVKKVVLTHRLTDTPAIVSTDSDEMGTQMAKLFAAMGQTAPEVKYTFELNPDHPMVKNVADVADEEAFKDWIELLFEQALLAERGSLENPTAFIKRMNKLLSA; this is encoded by the coding sequence ATGTCTAATAAAGAAACCCGTGGCTTTCAGTCGGAAGTCAAACAACTCCTACAATTAATGATCCACTCCCTCTACTCCAACAAGGAAATCTTCCTGCGGGAGTTAATTTCTAACGCCTCCGATGCGGCCGATAAGCTGCGTTTCAAGGCCCTGTCTGAGCCTGGCCTCTATGAAGGCGATGGTGAGTTGCGTGTGCGTGTTAGCCTAGATGAAACCTTAGGGACGATTACCATCAGCGATAACGGGATCGGGATGAGCCGTGAGCAGGTGATTGATCACCTAGGCACCATTGCCAAATCAGGCACCAAGGAATTCTTATCTGCCCTAGGCACCGATCAGGCCAAGGACAGCCAGCTTATCGGCCAGTTTGGGGTGGGCTTCTATTCCTCCTTTATCGTGGCCGACAAGGTAACGGTCAAAACCCGTGGGGCAGGTTTGGCTGCTTCCGAGGGCGTTATCTGGGAGTCAGCAGGCGAGGGCGATTACACCATTGAAAACGTGGAAAAAGCCAGCCGTGGTACGGATGTCATCCTCCACCTGCGTGAGGAAGAAAAAGAGTTCCTTAACGAATGGCGTTTGCGGGAAATCATCAGCAAGTATTCCGACCATATCGGCCTGCCGGTGGAAATTCTCACCAAGGAATACGATGATGAAGGCAAGGAAACCGGCACCAAGTGGGAGAAAATCAACAAGGCCCAGGCCCTTTGGACTCGTGCTAAAAACGAGATTTCAGACGAGGAATACCAGGAATTCTACAAGCACATCAGCCACGATTTTGCCCAGCCGCTGACCTGGGCCCACAATCGAGTGGAGGGCAAGCAGGAATACACCAGCCTGCTCTATGTGCCGAGCAAGGCTCCTTGGGATCTCTTTAACCGTGACCACAAACACGGCCTCAAGCTCTATGTGCAGCGGGTCTTTATTATGGACGATGCCGAGGTCTTTATGCCGAATTACCTGCGTTTTATGCGGGGCCTTTTGGATTCCAACGACCTGCCGCTCAACGTTTCCCGTGAGATCCTGCAAGACAACAAGACCACGGCCGCCCTGCGTTCAGCGCTGACCAAGCGTACCCTGCAAATGTTGGACAAGCTGGCCAAGGACAAGCCTGAAGACTATGCAACCTTCTGGAAGGAGTTCGGCCAGGTGCTTAAAGAAGGTGTGGCAGAAGATGTGGCCAATAAGGCTCAAATTGCCGGCCTCCTGCGTTTTGCTTCAACCCATACCGACAGCAGTGAACAAGTGGTCAGTTTGAGCGATTATATTGCAAGAATGCAGGAAGGCCAAAAGGCCATTTACTTCCTGACTGCCGACAGCTACCAGGCGGCCAAAAACAGCCCGCACTTGGAGCTCTTTAACAAGAAGGGCATTGAGGTGCTCCTGCTTTCTGACCGCATTGACGAATGGTTGGTCAGCTACCTCACTGACTTTGAGGGCAAGCCGCTACAAAGCATTACCAAGTCTGATCTCGACCTGGGCGACCTGGCTGACAAGGAAAATGAGGAGGAGCAAAAGGCTCAAGAGGCGGAGTTTGGTTCTTTCTTAGAGCGGACCAAGAACTACCTGGGCGATCGTGTTAAAAAAGTCGTGCTAACCCACCGCTTGACCGACACGCCAGCCATTGTTTCCACCGACAGCGATGAAATGGGCACTCAAATGGCCAAGCTCTTTGCCGCTATGGGCCAGACAGCTCCAGAGGTCAAATATACCTTTGAGCTCAACCCTGATCACCCAATGGTGAAAAACGTGGCAGATGTGGCTGATGAAGAGGCCTTTAAGGACTGGATTGAACTCCTGTTTGAACAGGCTCTGCTTGCCGAACGAGGCAGCTTGGAAAACCCAACCGCCTTTATTAAGCGGATGAATAAGTTGCTTTCGGCCTAA
- a CDS encoding pantetheine-phosphate adenylyltransferase yields the protein MNVIYVGTFDPITNGHLDIIQRAAKLFEHLIVAVAQNPSKQPLFSLEERVKLVQASCGDLDNVEVLGFSGLLADFAQAHQAQALIRGVRSGEDIDYEIQLAQLNQRLWPDLETVFLPPSSQWSFLSSTVVREVFKHGGNVSGFVPGPVFEALKTYQKG from the coding sequence ATGAACGTTATTTATGTCGGCACCTTCGACCCCATCACCAACGGCCATTTAGACATCATACAGCGGGCCGCCAAACTTTTTGAGCATTTGATTGTGGCCGTGGCTCAAAACCCCAGCAAGCAGCCTCTTTTTAGCCTAGAAGAACGGGTAAAACTGGTTCAAGCCAGCTGTGGGGACCTGGACAATGTTGAGGTGCTGGGCTTTAGCGGCTTACTGGCCGATTTCGCCCAAGCCCATCAAGCCCAGGCCCTGATCAGAGGGGTTAGAAGTGGGGAAGATATTGACTATGAAATCCAGCTGGCTCAGCTTAACCAACGCTTATGGCCAGATCTGGAAACCGTCTTCCTGCCCCCTTCTAGCCAGTGGAGCTTTTTGTCTTCCACCGTGGTCAGAGAAGTCTTTAAGCACGGGGGCAATGTCAGTGGTTTTGTGCCAGGCCCTGTTTTTGAGGCTTTAAAAACCTATCAAAAAGGCTAG
- a CDS encoding 3-deoxy-D-manno-octulosonic acid transferase: MLRFCYTLLSYFLQPFILLLMVKRSLKQPAYKKRLSERYACYGQSPQPQPHGIVIHAASVGEVIAITPLVKAMQQQYPGLPITFTTITPTGSERVKAAFGTSVSHFYLPYDLPDAIGRFLNFVQPKAFIVVETELWPNLIQATHKRGIPFIIANARLSPRSAQRYGWIKPALKKMFSSIELIMAQDKVSADRYLQLGFNPAHLVNTGNLKFDLKVSPEHRQGIIATREQLQLAHRLVWIAGSTHEGEEKLILDAHQALLKTYPDLVLILVPRHPERFEAVAELIEKSPLTFVRRSSGQALASSHQVLLGDTMGEMMLLYGLSQMAFVGGSLVKHGGHNPLEPIAFEIPVISGIHTYNFPEIFVKLREVNGVIEIESQAQALVQAVDFLLKSPNQAEKVAQAGFEVLKENQGALERHLQLLTPYLENKS; this comes from the coding sequence ATGCTTCGTTTTTGCTATACGCTTTTAAGCTATTTCTTGCAGCCCTTTATTTTGCTGCTTATGGTCAAGCGTAGTCTAAAACAACCTGCCTATAAAAAACGCTTGAGTGAACGTTATGCTTGTTATGGCCAAAGCCCTCAACCCCAGCCTCATGGGATTGTTATTCATGCCGCTTCAGTTGGAGAAGTCATCGCTATTACTCCTCTGGTTAAGGCCATGCAACAGCAATACCCTGGCTTGCCCATTACTTTTACCACCATCACCCCGACGGGTTCAGAGCGGGTTAAGGCGGCTTTTGGCACCAGCGTATCTCACTTTTACTTGCCCTACGACCTGCCTGATGCCATCGGCCGTTTCCTGAATTTTGTTCAGCCCAAGGCCTTTATTGTGGTGGAAACCGAACTTTGGCCCAATCTAATTCAGGCAACCCATAAGCGGGGCATTCCCTTTATTATTGCCAATGCCCGCTTGTCCCCCCGTTCCGCCCAGCGTTATGGTTGGATCAAGCCTGCCCTGAAAAAAATGTTCAGTAGCATTGAGCTGATTATGGCCCAAGACAAGGTCAGTGCCGATCGTTATCTCCAGCTCGGTTTTAATCCAGCACATTTGGTGAATACCGGCAATTTGAAGTTTGACCTCAAGGTTAGCCCAGAACACAGGCAGGGCATTATTGCCACCCGTGAGCAATTACAGCTGGCCCATCGCTTGGTTTGGATTGCGGGCAGCACCCATGAGGGGGAAGAAAAGCTGATTTTAGATGCTCATCAAGCACTGTTAAAAACCTATCCCGACTTAGTCTTAATCTTAGTCCCCCGCCATCCTGAACGTTTTGAGGCGGTGGCAGAACTGATTGAGAAATCCCCGCTTACCTTTGTCCGCCGCTCTTCGGGCCAGGCACTTGCCTCAAGCCATCAGGTCTTATTGGGCGATACCATGGGGGAAATGATGCTGCTTTATGGCCTGTCCCAAATGGCCTTTGTGGGCGGCAGCCTGGTCAAGCATGGTGGCCATAATCCCCTAGAGCCGATTGCCTTTGAAATCCCCGTGATTTCGGGCATTCACACCTATAACTTCCCAGAAATCTTTGTCAAATTACGGGAGGTAAACGGGGTTATCGAGATTGAGAGTCAGGCTCAGGCCCTGGTGCAAGCGGTTGATTTTCTCTTAAAATCCCCAAATCAGGCCGAAAAGGTTGCCCAGGCTGGTTTTGAAGTCCTAAAAGAAAACCAAGGGGCGCTTGAGCGCCACTTGCAGCTCCTCACTCCTTATCTTGAGAATAAATCATGA
- a CDS encoding RfaL protein codes for MLTYLKQYNGAVYSGLVGLFFICILHFKISYSLIPILLALAGFYFVYQAIKARELRLSSEARWLVGAFVIYFLLFVASLFVHGGRGRELDLPSRALLVLPILLLLFRIQLKVSWVMMSLVIAANLAGLVAAAQSFLDIRPFPSHMQIQAGGIAMSLALFSLCLFFYFVQNKQRLGSILALTGFGSSLVASVLTTARGAWVVLPVMLVLILWFNRNVLSKKLIALILVLCSVGLAANYQVLEKRISAAQQDIKLYIENNNGQTSLGARFDMWESALLGIQEKPVFGWGLQGVREMRQKHVEQGLVDPIVSSFGHAHNQYLHDGSARGLLGLASLLSIFLVPLVCFARNLKQAPMGSASRVFGLLGITHILAVMGYSLSQAFLSHNSGSIFYFFAVIVFYALQKITQNQPLED; via the coding sequence ATGCTTACCTATCTCAAGCAATATAATGGCGCAGTTTATTCAGGACTTGTGGGTCTTTTTTTTATCTGTATTTTGCATTTTAAGATAAGTTATAGCCTAATTCCTATTTTGCTTGCCTTGGCTGGGTTTTACTTTGTTTATCAGGCAATTAAAGCCAGAGAACTTCGCTTATCAAGTGAAGCAAGATGGCTGGTTGGGGCTTTTGTGATTTATTTCTTGCTCTTTGTGGCCTCGCTCTTTGTTCATGGAGGAAGGGGGAGAGAGCTAGATTTACCCAGCCGTGCCTTGCTTGTTCTTCCTATTTTGCTCTTGCTCTTTCGTATTCAGCTCAAAGTGAGCTGGGTAATGATGAGCTTGGTTATTGCTGCCAATCTTGCCGGTCTTGTGGCAGCTGCCCAATCCTTCTTAGATATTAGACCTTTTCCAAGCCATATGCAGATCCAAGCAGGCGGCATTGCCATGTCTTTGGCGCTTTTTTCCCTTTGCCTATTTTTCTATTTTGTACAAAACAAGCAACGTTTAGGTAGTATTTTAGCCTTAACAGGCTTTGGCTCGAGTCTAGTGGCTAGCGTCTTAACCACTGCTCGTGGGGCTTGGGTGGTCTTGCCCGTCATGCTCGTACTCATTTTATGGTTTAATCGCAATGTGTTAAGCAAAAAATTGATCGCTCTTATCCTTGTATTATGTAGTGTTGGGTTGGCTGCTAATTATCAGGTTTTGGAAAAGCGCATAAGTGCAGCTCAGCAAGATATTAAACTTTATATTGAAAATAATAATGGCCAGACCTCCTTGGGCGCTCGCTTTGATATGTGGGAAAGTGCCTTGCTAGGCATACAGGAAAAACCTGTCTTTGGCTGGGGCTTACAGGGAGTGCGAGAAATGCGCCAAAAACATGTTGAACAAGGCTTGGTTGATCCTATTGTTAGCTCTTTTGGCCATGCTCACAACCAGTATTTACATGATGGATCTGCTCGTGGTTTGCTGGGCTTGGCCAGTCTGTTAAGTATTTTTCTTGTACCACTAGTCTGTTTTGCACGTAATTTGAAGCAGGCTCCCATGGGCAGTGCCAGTCGCGTATTTGGTCTATTGGGGATTACCCATATATTGGCTGTTATGGGTTATTCTTTATCACAAGCCTTTTTATCCCATAACTCAGGCTCTATTTTCTATTTCTTTGCGGTTATAGTTTTTTACGCCTTGCAAAAAATCACGCAAAACCAACCGCTTGAGGACTAA